One Polyodon spathula isolate WHYD16114869_AA unplaced genomic scaffold, ASM1765450v1 scaffolds_1544, whole genome shotgun sequence genomic window, CAGAGTCCTCCGAGTCAGAACCAGAACCATCAGACTGGTCCAGGGTCCACTGCGGCAGGGAACCGGGCCAGCTTCCGAAGCCAGCGGGATCAGGCCTCGCAGTTCGAACCACCGGAGACGAGGTCAGAAGAAAAGAGGGGGTACCCAGCTTCTGTGACCCCAACAAAGAGCCTGGGGTAACCCCAGCCCGACCCGGCTGGACCGAGCAGGACTCTAGACCTGAAGCTGCCTCGTCGACCACTCTGGAATCCGAGGAGGAGCTTGGGTTGTGTCGTCGATTCTTGTCGGGTTCTGTGGAATCTAGAACCACTTCCCGGTCGGATTCCGATCTAGAACTGCTCTCCGCCCGCTCCTTCCCCACGGTGCTCGCATCCGATAattcttcatcttcttcttcttgcttCCTCGAGGGGCGCGTCCCGAGATGATCGTCTCCCCGGGACCCCGCTGCCGATCTGGGATTCGGAGGCTCGGAACTTCCCTGGTTGGCGACTCTGTCGTTTCCTTTCCCGGCGTTCCTCTCCTTCCGGGACTCTCCGTTGGCGGTGAAAGGCGACGGCGGATTCTTCCTCTTCACGCGGCCGTCGAGAGAAACTGTGCGGACCACCGACTTCTCCCACGgcttcctccctcccctccccaaatCCGTACAGGGGGTCTCCTTCCCCGGACGCCAGACCTCCCTGTTGGAAAAACTCTTCTGCAAAGAGGAGACCCCAGCCGCGCCTGGCTTGCCCTTGCCTGGCTGAGCTGGTCCTTCTTTTCCAGTCTGGTTTTCCAGCATCTCAAAACACTTGATCCGATTTTTGACCGACAAACTCCGGACTATCACAGCAGCCTTCTGCTCATCGCCTCCAGAACCTTCCCCTCTCCTCCTTTCCGTTCCTCCAGGTCTTTTCCCCTTGTGATCCATCTCATCCGCTCCTGGAATCCACTCCGGATCTCCCTGGGTGTTGCCAAAACTCTTCCTGGTTCTGGAGTCGCTTCTCCGCTTGGTTTCAGAGCTCTGGAGCTTCTGCCCGGATATTTTCTCTACTGGATCTGGCTTTACTAATGTTGTCTTCAGCGGCCCGCGTCGCTCCACGGCTCGGCAATAACTGAGCTTCGGGCTCCGGCTGACGACCACGACGGCTTTCACGGGCTTGGCCCCGATCTCCCTGGAGAGTCCCGGACTGGATTCACTCGCCACTTCCAGTTTCCTCAGGTCCACTTTTGCTTTGCTCCGAAACCAGTCCGGCTCCATCACCGCGCTGCCCGGCCGCCCCCCAAACTTGAGGGTCGCCGAAGCGTCGCTCTTGAAAACGACCGTCCTCATGTCGCCCAAACCCTTCCCGCCGCTCCACCGATTCGAACCCAGGTTCCCTCCGTTAGCACCGACCCCCAGCCTGGGGCGTTGACCCTCCTGGTCTGGGATACGAGATCCAGAACCCCTTTCGTTTGCTTTAGTCCAGGCTTCGGCAGCAACAGTAGTTCCAAACCCAACTCTCTGCTCGGCTGCTTGTTTAATAGGTCCAGCTGTCGCAGGTACAGAAGGCTGTGATCCAGTCCTTCTAGGTAAACCTTCAGCTGTCAAGGCGCTAGGCTGTGGTCTGTTCCTAATGTGATCAAGCTCAGAGCTCCAGCCCTTGGCTACATGCGCTCTGCTGTCTTTAGGATCTTCTTGGTGTCCGGTCTTGGTAAAATCCACAAGTCCTTGATCCTGCCAAAAACTTAAACTGCCACGACGCTTCACCACAGCGGCGATTTTTTCTGCGGGTGGTTTCCGAGGCACGGGCAGCGCCGATCCCTTTCCTAAGGAGCCAGACTTTCTTTCCTTTCCGGGTCTGGATTCTCCGTCGGCGCCCCACGACTCGAAGAAATCCCGACGCAGACGCAGGCTGCTGCTCCGGATTTCGGGGCAAGTTCTCCGTGATCCCAGAGGCCTGATGGAAAACTGCTGGGGAACGGCATGGGGATTCCCGGCGCCCAGAGAGCCGGGGTTCGAGGGGAGCTCCTCCCGGTCCGCGCTGGCGGGAGATCCTGTCGCTGGGGGCAGAGGAGTGCCCGCTGGGACGGGGACGGACTGGGCAGAGTCGTTCAGCAGAGGGAGGGGATAGAGCTTCTCACGCAGGTCCATCCTGTTAGGGTTTGGCTTGGCTTGTGGGACCCTGCTTGTGCAGAAATAAATTTCTCATAAGAGATAAATAAAGGATGGCTCGCtggtccagaggttaaagaaagggggcttgataccaggaggttcaaatcccggctcagccactgactccccgtgtgtgtgtgtgaccctgagagagtcacttcacctccttgtgctccatcctttgacgcaaaacaaacaaggtcctattggaagagactctgcagcaaaCGCTTTGTGTTTGCTGATCGAACTTGTGTTGTATTGCAAAGACTGCATCAAGTATCCAGCGATAGATCTTACACACCCAGGGGAGTCCACattatgatttattaaaaaaaaaaaattcacagtagaattttttttttgttttaaattaaattgcccTGGAAAAACTTTTATTTTCCCCCCCTAGTAGAGAAGCACACGTATAGGTATgtaacatctatctatctatctatctatctgtctatctagaaatgcataacaaaaaaaacaatactggttTAAATTTCCAGAGGCTTAATCTGGCTTCTGCTTGTATTCAAGAGTTTGAAAAGCTCTTCAAAAAAGGCAAGACGCCTTCCAAAAACACCTGGATTTCCCCGAGCGCTTAAACGAATCCAGTGACAGCGTTGCTTCTCGTCTTTGCTTTTCTCTGCTTCCTTTTCATTGGCACAGGGATCGATACACATCTGGGATTCTATCTTTCTTTTATTGTGTTCTTTTCCTTCATCCTCCTTTTCTTCTCCCCTTCTCCTGTTTTGACGAAACCCTGAAATCAGAAagtaatttaaaagaaacaaactcaGTAAATCAGACCCAGGTTAGTGGCTGAAGCAGCAACTAAATAAGAACAAACAGCTCTGTAATGACAGTGTAATTAATCAAGCAGCTTGAGCACTGCGCTGTTATATTACAGCTTCACATATAAAACCGAGGAGGCGAGAGAGCAGGGTCTGCAATCAACGAGACAATTCACAAATAAAGACAAAACTGCActggtctttttttcttgttttggaaTTGGGAAGATCCTGTGTTGTATGAAAATAGACAGCTGAAAGGAAAAGGTGTTTCCACAAAAACAAACCCGCTTCCAAAATAACTCGTGTGGTTTGGACGCTAGTGCTGTTGCATTAAAATGGTTGTGTTCTTTGTGAACAGCATGCTTATAGATGCTTTGTAAAGGTGGACTATATAACTACACGGGTCTGAAacgtctttataatatacagtactagaccctgatattgatgagatccagccctctgaaatgtctttataatatacagcgctagaccctgatattgatgagacacagccctctgaaatgtctttataatatacagcactagaccctgatattgatgagatccagccctctgaaatgtctttataatatacagcactagaccctgatattgatgagatccagccctctgaaatgtctttataatatacagcactagaccctgatattgatgagatccagccctctgaaatgtctttataatatacagcactagaccctgatattgatgagatccagccctctgaaatgtctttataatatacagcgctagaccctgatattgatgagatccagccctctgaaatgtctttataatatacagcactagaccctgatattgatgagatccagccctctgaaatgtctttataatatacagcactagaccctgatattgatgagatccagccctctgaaatgtctttataatatacagcactagaccctgatattgatgagatccagccctctgaaatgtctttataatatacagcactagaccctgatattgatgagatccagccctctgaaatgtctttataatatacagcactagaccctgatattgatgagatccagccctctgaaatgtcttaaCAGCTGACAATGACGTCACACTAACATGGCTACACACATAAAACAAGTTCTTATTCAACTGTCtgttaattgaaaatgtaattacaaaaaaaggaaaacaaaattatataaaaaaaagactcGATTTCATGCTCTTACCGGCGCCGTGTCGATCTGTCTGTCCCTTCCTGACACTTAGATTTTAATAACGCTTGGAGCCACAGACACCTGTACTGTGTTTACAACCTGCAGGAGTGAACGAACCGgttaaacagagagagagagagagagagagagagcatcccGAAAACAAAACCCTGCCAATGAAAGCAATTCATAACAGCAGATGTCCGTTCCTGTGAATCTGTTACCTCTGTGCTTAGCTTCGTTTTCCCATTCCCTAAAAACACCTTCCTTTTCCAAGAGCGCTTTCCACTGTCTCCTttctctattcttttttttttttttttttttgctttttctttacaCCTGCAGAACCCTGACTAACCCGTCGAGGATTCATCCCGTGGCTGTGTTCGGAACCCCTCTATAAACACACCGATACAAACACATATCCTTACTGTACAGCCAGACCTCCACCCTGGCTCGCCAAACAAGGACACCAAATGCACATTCTACGAGCTATTTATTTtcatgcgatccagccctctgaaatgtctttataatatacagcactagaccctgatattaatgagatccagccctctgaaatgtctttataatatacagcactagaccctgatattgatgagatccagccctctgaaatgtctttataatatacagcactagaccctgatattgatgagatccagccctctgaaatgtctttataatatacagcactagaccctgatattgatgagatccagccctctgaaatgtctttataatatacagcactagaccctgatattgatgagatccagccctctgaaatgtcttaaCAGCTGACAATGACGTCACACTAACATGGCTACACACATAAAACAAGTTCTTATTCAACTGTCtgttaattgaaaatgtaattacaaaaaaaggaaaacaaacttatataaaaaaaagactcGATTTCATGCTCTTACCGGCGCTGTGTCGATCTGTCTGTCCCTTCCTGACACTTAGATTTTAATAACGCTTGGAGCCACAGACACCTGTACTGTGTTTACAACCTGCAGGAGTGAACGAACCGgttaaacagagagagagagagagagagagagagagagagagagagagagagagcatcccGAAAACAAAACCCTGCCAATGAAATCAATTCATAACAGCAGATGTCCGTTCCTGTGAATCTGTTACCTCTGTGCTTAGCTTCGTTTTCCCATTCCCTAAAAACACCTTCCTTTTCCAAGAGCGCTTTTCACTGTCTCCTttctctattcttttttttttttttttttttgctttttctttacaCCTGCAGAACCCTGACTAACCCGTCGAGGATTCATCCCGTGGCTGTGTTCAGAACCCCTCTATAAACACACCGATACAAACACATATCCTTACTGTACAGCCAGACCTCCATCCTGGCTCGCCAAACAAGGACACCAAATGCACATTCTACGAGCTATTTATTTtcatgcgatcc contains:
- the si:dkey-92i15.4 gene encoding uncharacterized protein si:dkey-92i15.4 isoform X2 — encoded protein: MDLREKLYPLPLLNDSAQSVPVPAGTPLPPATGSPASADREELPSNPGSLGAGNPHAVPQQFSIRPLGSRRTCPEIRSSSLRLRRDFFESWGADGESRPGKERKSGSLGKGSALPVPRKPPAEKIAAVVKRRGSLSFWQDQGLVDFTKTGHQEDPKDSRAHVAKGWSSELDHIRNRPQPSALTAEGLPRRTGSQPSVPATAGPIKQAAEQRVGFGTTVAAEAWTKANERGSGSRIPDQEGQRPRLGVGANGGNLGSNRWSGGKGLGDMRTVVFKSDASATLKFGGRPGSAVMEPDWFRSKAKVDLRKLEVASESSPGLSREIGAKPVKAVVVVSRSPKLSYCRAVERRGPLKTTLVKPDPVEKISGQKLQSSETKRRSDSRTRKSFGNTQGDPEWIPGADEMDHKGKRPGGTERRRGEGSGGDEQKAAVIVRSLSVKNRIKCFEMLENQTGKEGPAQPGKGKPGAAGVSSLQKSFSNREVWRPGKETPCTDLGRGGRKPWEKSVVRTVSLDGRVKRKNPPSPFTANGESRKERNAGKGNDRVANQGSSEPPNPRSAAGSRGDDHLGTRPSRKQEEEDEELSDASTVGKERAESSSRSESDREVVLDSTEPDKNRRHNPSSSSDSRVVDEAASGLESCSVQPGRAGVTPGSLLGSQKLGTPSFLLTSSPVVRTARPDPAGFGSWPGSLPQWTLDQSDGSGSDSEDSVLTPPSELSQADGRSFSVRIHCIAMNVSQCPPPPPPRLVAAC
- the si:dkey-92i15.4 gene encoding uncharacterized protein si:dkey-92i15.4 isoform X1, with the translated sequence MDLREKLYPLPLLNDSAQSVPVPAGTPLPPATGSPASADREELPSNPGSLGAGNPHAVPQQFSIRPLGSRRTCPEIRSSSLRLRRDFFESWGADGESRPGKERKSGSLGKGSALPVPRKPPAEKIAAVVKRRGSLSFWQDQGLVDFTKTGHQEDPKDSRAHVAKGWSSELDHIRNRPQPSALTAEGLPRRTGSQPSVPATAGPIKQAAEQRVGFGTTVAAEAWTKANERGSGSRIPDQEGQRPRLGVGANGGNLGSNRWSGGKGLGDMRTVVFKSDASATLKFGGRPGSAVMEPDWFRSKAKVDLRKLEVASESSPGLSREIGAKPVKAVVVVSRSPKLSYCRAVERRGPLKTTLVKPDPVEKISGQKLQSSETKRRSDSRTRKSFGNTQGDPEWIPGADEMDHKGKRPGGTERRRGEGSGGDEQKAAVIVRSLSVKNRIKCFEMLENQTGKEGPAQPGKGKPGAAGVSSLQKSFSNREVWRPGKETPCTDLGRGGRKPWEKSVVRTVSLDGRVKRKNPPSPFTANGESRKERNAGKGNDRVANQGSSEPPNPRSAAGSRGDDHLGTRPSRKQEEEDEELSDASTVGKERAESSSRSESDREVVLDSTEPDKNRRHNPSSSSDSRVVDEAASGLESCSVQPGRAGVTPGSLLGSQKLGTPSFLLTSSPVVRTARPDPAGFGSWPGSLPQWTLDQSDGSGSDSEDSVLTPPSELSQADGRSFSVSLLSCASLGWMVPETALHPSAPTCPPCPSYPSSPGRSWTDCWRKSGSWGTRACSARQMSRWWSFTRRKGRDSGSASPGASTRTSR